The DNA region tccctccacataccaatccaaacttccctccacataccaatccaaacttccttCCACATACCAATCCATACTTCCttccacataccaatccaaacttccctccacatacccAGTCCAAACTCttcacataccaatccaaactcctcttcacataccaatccaaactcctcttcacataccaatccaaacttccctccacataccaatctaaacttccctccacataccaatccaaacttccctccacataccaatccaaacttcccatccacataccaatccaaacttccttccacataccaatccaaacttccctccacataccaatccaaacttccctccacataccaatccaaacttcccatCCACATACCAATCCATACTTCCttccacataccaatccaaacttccttccacataccaatccaaacttccctccacataccaatccaaacttccctccacataccgATCCAAACGtacctccacataccaatccaaacttcccatccacataccaatccaaacttccctccacataccaatccaaacttcccatccacataccaatccaaacttccctctaCATACCAAtctaaacttccctccacataccaatcgaaatttccctccacataccaatccaaactcctctgcacataccaatccaaacttacCTCCACATacccaatccaaacttccctccacataccaatccaaacttccctccacatactaatccaaacttccctccacataccaatccaaacttccctccacataccaatccaaacttccctccacatacccaatccaaacttccctccacatacccAATCCAAACTCCTTCttcacataccaatccaaacttacCTCCACATacccaatccaaacttccctccacataccaatccaaacttccctccacatacccAATCCAAACTCCTTCttcacataccaatccaaacttacctccacataccaatccaaacttccctccacatacccaatccaaacttccctccacatacctAATCCAAACTCCTTCttcacataccaatccaaacttacCTCCACATacccaatccaaacttccctccacataccaatccaaacttccctccgCATACCgaatccaaacttccctccacataccaatccaaagttccctccacatacccaatccaaacttcccatccacataccaatccaaacttccctccacataccaatccaaacttccctccacataccaatccaaacttccctccacataccaatccaaacttccttCCACATACCAATCCATACTTCCttccacataccaatccaaacttccctccacatacccAGTCCAAACTCttcacataccaatccaaactcctcttcacataccaatccaaactcctcttcacataccaatccaaacttccctccacataccaatctaaacttccctccacataccaatccaaacttccctccacataccaatccaaacttcccatccacataccaatccaaacttccttccacataccaatccaaacttccctccacataccaatccaaacttccctccacataccaatccaaacttcccatCCACATACCAATCCATACTTCCttccacataccaatccaaacttccttccacataccaatccaaacttccctccacataccaatccaaacttccctccacataccgATCCAAACGtacctccacataccaatccaaacttcccatccacataccaatccaaacttccctccacataccaatccaaacttcccatccacataccaatccaaacttccctccacataccaatctaaacttccctccacataccaatcgaaatttccctccacataccaatccaaactcctctgcacataccaatccaaacttacCTCCACATacccaatccaaacttccctccacataccaatccaaacttccctccacatactaatccaaacttccctccacataccaatccaaacttccctccacataccaatccaaacttccctccacatacccaatccaaacttccctccacatacccAATCCAAACTCCTTCttcacataccaatccaaacttacCTCCACATacccaatccaaacttccctccacataccaatccaaacttccctccacatactaatccaaacttccctccacataccaatccaaacttccctccacataccaatccaaacttccctccacataccaatccaaacttacCTCCACATacccaatccaaacttccctccacataccaatccaaacttccctccacataccaatccaaacttacCTCCACATacccaatccaaacttccctccagatacccaatccaaacttccctccacataccaatccaaacttccctccacataccaatccaaacttccctccacataccaatccaaacttccctccacatatcaatccaaacttccctccacataccaatccaaacttccctccacataccaatccaaacttccctccacataccaatccaaacttccctccacatacccaatccaaacttccctccacataccaatccatACTTCCCTCCACATACCCAATCCAAACTCCTTCttcacataccaatccaaactcctcttcacataccaatccaaacttccctccacataccaatccaaacttccctccacataccaatccaaacttccctccacataccaatccaaacttccctccacataccaatccaaacttccctccacataccaatccaaacttcccatccacataccaatccaaacttccctccacataccaatccaaacttccctccacataccaatccaaacttccctccacataccaatccaaacttccctccacatacccaatccaaacttccttccacataccaatccaaactccttcttcacataccaatccaaacttccctccacataccaatccaaacttccctccacataccaatccaaacttccctccacataccaatccaaacttccatCCACATACCCAATCCAAACTTCCttccacataccaatccaaacttccctccacataccaatccaaacttccctccacataccaatccaaacttccctccacataccaatccaaactcctcttcacataccaattcaaacttccctccacataccaatccaaacttccctccacataccaatccaaacttctcctaaacgttgaaattgaacctgcatccaccacttccgctgggcACTCATCCCATtcgctcaccaccctctgagtgatgaagttgcccttaaacatttcacctttcacccttaacccatgacatttAGTCCGAGTTTcactcaatctcagtggaaaagcctgcttgcatttatcctatctatatcctcagaattttgtatacctttatcaaatcttccctctttctcctatgctccagggaataaagtaccAACAAACCTTTGCTTATTACTTCAGGTTttcaagacctggcaacatccttgtaattttctctgtattcttttaatattttgatatctttcctgtagttaagTGACCATTACTCTAAATGTTACCTATGCTTTACACAATGTCAGAATAACATCgcaactcctgtgctcaatagtttgatttatgaaggccaatgtgccaaaggctccctttccagccctgaagaagggtctcggtatgaaacattaactgtttattcccctctgtagatgctgcccgacctgctgagttcctccggcattttctgtgtttctgtgttgctctggatttccagtatctgcagaatcccttgtgttcccctgtctacctgtgttgctattttcaaggaattatgtagcCGATTTCCCAGACCCCTCTGGAACCAGTGatgtgagactgtgtgtgtctcGCCAGGTCTCTAATGGACTCAGTGATGAGCCGTTTTCTTGTGAAGTATGGAGTTCAGTGAGAGATCCATGGGGAGACGTGCAGCACAGAAGCATTTCCGAGTAGGAAGCCCACAGACACTTGTCAGCTGACTGGTCGTTAGTATATGTATCCATGAGGGTGAATGAACAAGACCAGagtcaaattcaatcaatactttATTAGAGATTGAATATTGATATTTAATCAATTGAAAAGATTGGCTCTAGATTCAGGTACAAATAAATAGTATTCACATCATCATTATAAATTCATTCACAGTAAAATCACCAACATTCTACAAACTTTTTGTTCTGACTGGAATTGATTACAGAGCTATTTACAAAATTGGATTCATTTATCTCATCCCTCTgtgtaaccctaaccctaccaaGAGCTCACACCAGCAGAGGTTTAATATTTCAAATTACTTTGAAAAGAAATTGCCTGTTCCCACCTCAAACATCTCTGTCCCATCGcacaccataagacattggaatagaattaggttgctcgacccattgagtctgctccatcattccatcatggctgatttattatctctctcaaccccattctcctgccttctccccgtaacctcggacacccttactaatcagaaacctatcaaccatcgctttagatatacccaataacttggcttccacagctgtctgtggcaaagaatccacagattcaccaccaactggctaaagaaattcctcctcatctctgttccaaagggacgtcATTGtactctgaggctatgccctctggtcctagactccccactataggaaacattctctctatatccactctatctagtccattcaatactcaataggtttcaatgagaacaccCCTCATCCTTATAAACTTCAGTGagaataggcccagagccatcaaggtctcctcatacattaaccctttcattcccaggataattctctTGAACCTTCTTtcaaccccctccaatgccagcatattctTTCTTGGCTAAGGGGCCCACAGCTGCTAACAATACTCCGTgtcatctgaccaatgccttataaatattcaacattacatctaggGTAGACATCAGAGATTAGAGAGAGGATAAAGCTGTTCCAAATGCCCTTTGAAATGTTGGGACCTAAGTGTCCAGTGGGGCTAGAAGTTACAAATCTGTAGTTTGTGGTCTACATCCTGGGTGTCTATAGAGTGACGGAGGTTGCCCAGAGTCTCCTTGATGCTGAAGTGGTCCTGAGGTCTCTCTGATTTGCGGGTAATGGCACAGACTGAAATATTAGCCTTGACAAGGTTCGGTTCAATGGATTAAGTAGCGAGTTGGGAGGGTGTGGCAGGTGGTGTCTCTGATTTCATGCCAACTTTGCTCCAGCGTCTGTCCATGTCCATAAATCCCTCGAAGTTGCTGCACAAGTAGATAGGACAGTTAAGATGGCATACTGTGTGTTGGCCTTCAGTTGTTTGGAAATTGTGTTCAAAAGCTGTGagatattgcagctctataagacctagttagaccacacttgtagtattcagcattcagttctggtcactttattacagaaaggatgtgcagaggaaatttaccaggactCTGCTTGGACTGGACAGCATGTCCTGTAAGGATAGGctaagcgagctagggcttttctctttggagtgaaggagaatgagatgtaacttgatagaggtgtacaagacgataagAGGTATAgctcgagtggacagccagagacgttttcccagggtggaagtgagggcataattttaaagtgattggaggaaagtatagaggggatgtgatagttttttttttacacagagtggggtGGGTGGCTGTAACACGCTGCCGGGGGTGGTGGTAAACAATCCAAAGATTCATAGGCAGGGATGTGgaggatagaaaaatggaggtctatgtgggagggaagggttagattgatcttagtgtaggttaaaaggttggcacaactgtgtgggctgaagggtgtgTACTGTGCTATAAAATTCTATGTTCTGTTCACATGTGAGTCTTGGGTCTGGGCAGTGAATGGGAGGTAACCTACTGGGAGGAGATGAGATTTGAACTCACCATCCATGTCCTTGGATACTCCGCACTGGCCATCAGCTGTGCTGTtcgggggagaggggagagtgcctATTACCAATTGGCCCCTCATGGCCAGGTTATGATGCACGGAGCCAGAGGAAGTGACAGCATCTCATTGGGAGGCTGCATCAGGGAAGCAAAGAGGGGTGTCAGGACTATCAGAGTGATGTCTGGGACAGAGGAAGGAGCAAGGCTCggtatttttccctccccctaccCATTCTTGCTGCAAAGGGTTGGGATCGGTTGCACAGACTGTGACCATTCCTAGAGTTATCGCTCAGCCGCTGTGAGGGCCAGGGAGgacaccctctccaatgcagtgACGTTTTCAGGCACCTGTGCTGCCTCTGGAATCTCAGGAGTGTCTACACCAGTAACGTCACAAGGCAACATTCCAATCAATGTCCCATTTTGATTGGTGGATTCTGGGCATGATGTCAGATGGTGAGAGCTGATCCAACTGCAGTAGGAGGAGGAGAGGCACAAACATGGCAGCAGTGTAACCACAGCCTGGGAATCTGGCATAACCCAGTAATCCTAACCAGAGGGACATCTCACAGTGAACTGCACTCCACTAAAGCTCAACACATCACCACCCAGGCCCACCAGTAGGACAAGACCTCCTCTACTATTTGGGTCACACACACTAAATCTAAAGTAAGTGCTTATTTAATTTGTCAAAAGTGAGACTCCTTTTACAGAAACTTTTCACTGATATCTTTTGTTCTGTATGGAATTCTGGAGAAGTAGAGCCCTATTGACCAGGACTAACTGGCCTATTGACCAAGGCTAGCCCAATGGCTAGAAATGGCCCCTTGACTAGGATTGGTCCATTGACCAGGATTGGCCCCTTAACTAGGATTGGACATTGACTAGGATTGGCCCACTGACCAGAACGAGCCCCTTGACTAAGACTAGCCCATTGACTAGGATTGGCCCCTTGACTAGGACTGACCCGCTGACCAGGACTGACTGATTGACTAGGATTGGCCCATTGACCAAGACTGGCCCATCCACTAGAACTGGTCTAGAAACCAGAAGCACGCATTAATCAGTCCCCATGCTTTTACAAGATAACGAGCAAGGGCCTCGTTCAAGCATGGAGACTGGTTAACATGCTAGCTCCACTCATTATCAAGAACTTGTTCATTAACTTGAACCAGCATCTGAATTAGAATTAGTCATTTATCTGGAATTAGAATCGGTCAGTTGGACGTATCCAGCGTGTTGACCACAAATGGCCCACTGACCACAACCAGATCCCATTATCCATAACACCACTAACCAGAACAATCAATTAACTAGATGTGGCCTCTTGACCGGAACTGGTCCATTAACTCTGAAAGCAAAACCACTCATTTACCATTAACCATTACCAGCCCATTAATTGACTTCAAATATCAAAGTACTTTGATTCTAAATTTACTTGAAACTTTAACTAGCACTATCCCAATAATGAGAATTGGCCTCTTGACCAGAACCAGTCAATTAACCTGTTGCCTATTGACCAGGGATTGGCCAAATCACCAACAGTTACCCATTCACCAGCACTGGCCATTGTCCACAATGGCTCACTGACCAATACCATCATTTAGTCTTAGACCatagttcccaaccttttttatggcatggaccaataccatcaaGCAAGGTTAGGAACCCCCGACTTAGAACAAAAGTAATCCCTTAACCAGAACAAGATGTTCACTAGGACCACTGAACTAATCAAAACCAGTTCACTGACCAGAACAAACCCATCAATTAGACAAATAGTGACCACTGAGCGGAACTGGCCAACAAATGGACTGATTAACCTATCGTCCCATCGTCCTATGTGGAAACTTATCAGAACCTACCATTTGATCAGGAAGATCAATTAACCAGAATGGTTTATAGTCCATTTGTACCCAAACACCATAACTAGATAATTAATTAACAGCAGTTGACCAGGAATAACCCACTAACCAGTACTGGCCTATTGCTTAGCAGAGCCCTTGCAGAGAATCAGCATGTTGACTAGATCTGGAACACAGGGCCTTGACTAGAACCATTCCAATAACCAGATTTGTCCCACCAACCACAACAAGCCATTTACCAGCAACAAGCTCATTGACCAGAATTGGCTGATAAAGCAACCAATTGTTAGTTCCAACTCATTGACCAATACCGGCCCATCAACCAGATCAATGCACTGACCAGATTCTCCCACAGACCAAAACTGATCCAGTAACAGACCCAGACTACAACTAACCGCACCCCCACTCGCACCGAGAGCCTGAATTGCTCCATGAACCATAACTGATCCATGAAGCTGAAGTGGGTGATTGACCAGTACTGGTTCAAAGACTGAACCGGTCTATTGATAAAAACTTGTCAATTAACCAATAGTTGCCCATAAAAGTGTACCTATATACCATGAATTACAACTTTGGCCAGAACCAATGCATTGTCCTAAAATAAACCGTTGACCAGAACCAGCTCTTTGGCCAATATCAATCCATTAACCACACCATGCCAATTCTATTTAACCACATTAAACAGAATTGGCTCAGTGACCAGTATTCACTAGTAGTGGTCTAGTAAACAGCACCACCCATCGGCTAAAATTGCTCAATTAATCAAAACCGGACAAGTGACCATTGAATTCAACTAGTCCGTTTACCTGGACCATAACACCGACAAGGAATGGACAAAAGACCTGGACTGGACTGTTGACTTCAACTAGTCCGTTTACCTGGACCAGAACATTGATGAGGGCTGAACCAGACCACAGATTAGACTACTGACAGGGACTGACCACTAAGCTGGACTGGATCACTGACCCAGAATGGACTACTAACTGGGACTGTACCAGTGACTCAAATCGTACCACTGAGTGGGTGGGACTGGACCATTGACCTGGACTGAGCCATTGATCGCAACTGGGCCAGTGCTGCTTTAGGACCAATCCTAGCCAACTGCCCAGCCGCCAACCTCAGCTGCCTGGGGAGCGGTGCCGGGCTACTGCAGGCCGGTCAGCTCCCTCAGCAGGTCACACGTCTTCTTCTCCTTGACTTCGGCCAGCTTCTTGATGCGCTTGTCGCTGAGGGGCCGGACGAAGCTGTGTGGCTGTAGGGTGGCCATACCATTGAGCACGTCGCCCATGACAATGAGCGGCCCGTCCTCGCTGGTCATGTTGGGGCAGGGGCAGTTCCAGTCCATGTTCAGCAGCGTGATCTCCAGCACCTCGCTGCCAAAGAACTGCAGCCCCATCTTTTCGTCCTTCAGCACCCGGTCGACGGTGAAGAGCGCGCGGCCGGAGTCGGTCTCCTCGGCCAGCTCGGTCACGCGCCCCACGATCACGTAGTCGCTCTTGCAGTAGCTGGTGACGATCTTGAAGCGAGGCTTGCAGGGCTTACAGTGCTGGTTCCGGGGGTACGGGCAGATCTCCTCGCACGTCTCCCGGCTCTCGAAGTTGTTCTCGTTGCCGCCACAGCCGCCGTAAATGAACGACTGGCACTGCCGGTGGACGCTGCTGTACGCCCAGCGGGGCTCCCACACCTTGCAGCTGCCCTGCAGCGCCGGCAGGCTACAGATGTTCACCGGCTCGTCCATGCAGCTCCCCATGCACGCCTCGTAGCTGCCGAAGTGGCCGAGGCCGCCCTCCCCGTCCCCGCTCCCGGTCCCGGTCCCCCCGCCCCGGTCCCCGTTGACGTTCCTGCTCCCGTTCCCAGCCCCGCAGGCGGTGAAAGTGAAGCAGTTGTTCTTCTTGGCATCATAGAACCAGCGGACGTGCTGCGCGTTCCCGGGACCGCAGGGCTGGCGGTCGGGCCGCCGCAGGCACTCGCGGGCGGGGAGCGCGCCCCCGCCGCCCGCTCCCGTGCCCCCGCCTCCCCCGCCGCTGCTGTTGGTGCTGCCGCCGTCGGGCACCAGCGCCTCGCGCCGGATGACTGAGAAGGGGAAGTGCGCGCTCACGGCGCCGCCGGCGTTGCGCGCCGTGCACGTGTAGGTGCCCGCGTCCTGCAGCTGCGCGTTGTAGATGACCAGCTGGCCGATGTTGGTCACCACCATGTTGCCGCGCACGTGATTGGGTCGCAGAACCACGTGGGGCCCGCCCTCGAGCCGCCGCTCCCACGTGATGTCGGGCCGCGGGCGCCCGCTGACGTCGCACAGGAAGCTGGCGGTGCCGCCCACGTAGATGGACTGGGGCACGGGCGTGGAGAGGAGCGCGGGCGCGAGTACGCCCTGTGCCGTGGTGAGCGCGCTCGCCGGGGTGGGGCGCGGGGTGGTGTGCGGGAGCGGCGACGGCGCGCTGGTGCTGAGGCTGCCGAAGCGGTGGGTGCAGGTGACCACGGTCAGGGTGATACCCTTGGTGCACGCCTCCGCGTCCATGTAGCACTTGTTGTAGTAGGTGAGGCCGTCCGAGGCGCAGGTGAAGTGCGGCTCCTTCTCGCAGCGATCCCGGCACTTGCACACCGGCTGCCCGTCCCAGATGTCGCACTCGGACCCCTGCTGGGCGCACATGAAGCGGTCGCAGCTGGCGCCCCGCGGCATGCCCATCggacccttccggcccttcagcGCCATGTAGCGGGCCGCCACGCAGCTCCGGGAGCCGCACACGTTCGGGGCAGCACTTCTCGAAGGTCTCGCAGTCCTGCGGAAAGGCAAAAGAGCAGAGGTTGGCGGGACCGCGCACAGCAGGGCAGGCCTGTGGGTGGTGTTGGGACGACACGACCACCCCCTCATCAGCCGGGGTTTGGGAGCTCCCTCCGCACGCTCTGCGGCGCTCCCTCCCGCCGAGGGGCGCTCCCTCCGCACTACACTGAGCCAAGGCGAAAGGTGGTTTAGCCCTTCCCGTGACAGATCCTACATAAATggcgggggttggggggggcggAGAAGGATTTCTCAGACACGGGTGGGGTgtgagggagagcgtctgagggcaCAGGAGGAGATTGTTCAGTCCATCCAGTGCATGACATATTGTTCTGGGTGAAACCGGCTGAGCCCACCCGCCGTTTAATCCCATCAGGGAGTTCCTGTTGTGCCCTCTCGCCCCGCGCCggagccc from Mobula birostris isolate sMobBir1 chromosome 24, sMobBir1.hap1, whole genome shotgun sequence includes:
- the wfikkn2a gene encoding WAP, Kazal, immunoglobulin, Kunitz and NTR domain-containing protein 2 isoform X2, which gives rise to MALKGRKGPMGMPRGASCDRFMCAQQGSECDIWDGQPVCKCRDRCEKEPHFTCASDGLTYYNKCYMDAEACTKGITLTVVTCTHRFGSLSTSAPSPLPHTTPRPTPASALTTAQGVLAPALLSTPVPQSIYVGGTASFLCDVSGRPRPDITWERRLEGGPHVVLRPNHVRGNMVVTNIGQLVIYNAQLQDAGTYTCTARNAGGAVSAHFPFSVIRREALVPDGGSTNSSGGGGGGTGAGGGGALPARECLRRPDRQPCGPGNAQHVRWFYDAKKNNCFTFTACGGGLGHFGSYEACMGSCMDEPVNICSLPALQGSCKVWEPRWAYSSVHRQCQSFIYGGCGGNENNFESRETCEEICPYPRNQHCKPCKPRFKIVTSYCKSDYVIVGRVTELAEETDSGRALFTVDRVLKDEKMGLQFFGSEVLEITLLNMDWNCPCPNMTSEDGPLIVMGDVLNGMATLQPHSFVRPLSDKRIKKLAEVKEKKTCDLLRELTGLQ
- the wfikkn2a gene encoding WAP, Kazal, immunoglobulin, Kunitz and NTR domain-containing protein 2 isoform X4, which codes for MALKGRKGPMGMPRGASCDRFMCAQQGSECDIWDGQPVCKCRDRCEKEPHFTCASDGLTYYNKCYMDAEACTKGITLTVVTCTHRFGSLSTSAPSPLPHTTPRPTPASALTTAQGVLAPALLSTPVPQSIYVGGTASFLCDVSGRPRPDITWERRLEGGPHVVLRPNHVRGNMVVTNIGQLVIYNAQLQDAGTYTCTARNAGGAVSAHFPFSVIRRGGTGAGGGGALPARECLRRPDRQPCGPGNAQHVRWFYDAKKNNCFTFTACGGGLGHFGSYEACMGSCMDEPVNICSLPALQGSCKVWEPRWAYSSVHRQCQSFIYGGCGGNENNFESRETCEEICPYPRNQHCKPCKPRFKIVTSYCKSDYVIVGRVTELAEETDSGRALFTVDRVLKDEKMGLQFFGSEVLEITLLNMDWNCPCPNMTSEDGPLIVMGDVLNGMATLQPHSFVRPLSDKRIKKLAEVKEKKTCDLLRELTGLQ
- the wfikkn2a gene encoding WAP, Kazal, immunoglobulin, Kunitz and NTR domain-containing protein 2 isoform X1; its protein translation is MALKGRKGPMGMPRGASCDRFMCAQQGSECDIWDGQPVCKCRDRCEKEPHFTCASDGLTYYNKCYMDAEACTKGITLTVVTCTHRFGSLSTSAPSPLPHTTPRPTPASALTTAQGVLAPALLSTPVPQSIYVGGTASFLCDVSGRPRPDITWERRLEGGPHVVLRPNHVRGNMVVTNIGQLVIYNAQLQDAGTYTCTARNAGGAVSAHFPFSVIRREALVPDGGSTNSSGGGGGGTGAGGGGALPARECLRRPDRQPCGPGNAQHVRWFYDAKKNNCFTFTACGAGNGSRNGGLGHFGSYEACMGSCMDEPVNICSLPALQGSCKVWEPRWAYSSVHRQCQSFIYGGCGGNENNFESRETCEEICPYPRNQHCKPCKPRFKIVTSYCKSDYVIVGRVTELAEETDSGRALFTVDRVLKDEKMGLQFFGSEVLEITLLNMDWNCPCPNMTSEDGPLIVMGDVLNGMATLQPHSFVRPLSDKRIKKLAEVKEKKTCDLLRELTGLQ
- the wfikkn2a gene encoding WAP, Kazal, immunoglobulin, Kunitz and NTR domain-containing protein 2 isoform X5; its protein translation is MALKGRKGPMGMPRGASCDRFMCAQQGSECDIWDGQPVCKCRDRCEKEPHFTCASDGLTYYNKCYMDAEACTKGITLTVVTCTHRFGSLSTSAPSPLPHTTPRPTPASALTTAQGVLAPALLSTPVPQSIYVGGTASFLCDVSGRPRPDITWERRLEGGPHVVLRPNHVRGNMVVTNIGQLVIYNAQLQDAGTYTCTARNAGGAVSAHFPFSVIRREALVPDGGSTNSSGGGGGGTGAGGGGALPARECLRRPDRQPCGPGNAQHVRWFYDAKKNNCFTFTACGAGNGSRNVNGDRGGGTGTGSGDGEGGLGHFGSYEACMGSCMDEPVNICSLPALQGSCKVWEPRWAYSSVHRQCQSFIYGGCGGNENNFESRETCEEICPYPRNQHCKPCKPRFKIVTSYCKSDYVIVGRVTELAEETDSGRALFTVDRVLKDEKMGLQFFGSEVLEITLLNMDWNCPCPNMTSEDGPLIVMGDVLNGMATLQPHSFVRPLSDKRIKKLAEVKEKKTCDLLRELTGLQ
- the wfikkn2a gene encoding WAP, Kazal, immunoglobulin, Kunitz and NTR domain-containing protein 2 isoform X3, with amino-acid sequence MALKGRKGPMGMPRGASCDRFMCAQQGSECDIWDGQPVCKCRDRCEKEPHFTCASDGLTYYNKCYMDAEACTKGITLTVVTCTHRFGSLSTSAPSPLPHTTPRPTPASALTTAQGVLAPALLSTPVPQSIYVGGTASFLCDVSGRPRPDITWERRLEGGPHVVLRPNHVRGNMVVTNIGQLVIYNAQLQDAGTYTCTARNAGGAVSAHFPFSVIRREALVPDGAGGGGALPARECLRRPDRQPCGPGNAQHVRWFYDAKKNNCFTFTACGGGLGHFGSYEACMGSCMDEPVNICSLPALQGSCKVWEPRWAYSSVHRQCQSFIYGGCGGNENNFESRETCEEICPYPRNQHCKPCKPRFKIVTSYCKSDYVIVGRVTELAEETDSGRALFTVDRVLKDEKMGLQFFGSEVLEITLLNMDWNCPCPNMTSEDGPLIVMGDVLNGMATLQPHSFVRPLSDKRIKKLAEVKEKKTCDLLRELTGLQ